The Halanaerobium praevalens DSM 2228 genome contains a region encoding:
- a CDS encoding N-acetyltransferase, with translation MKIRKNNKDDIYKLVNLWYEVSLEAHNFIDKEYWKTAKVDMKEKYIPNSETYILEGNNEIYGFISMIENYLAAIFIADKFQSQGFGKKLLDYVKKDRNYIKLKVFKKNNRAYNFYSKNGFKIKEKLIDKNLKEEEYLMIWNKE, from the coding sequence TTGAAAATAAGAAAAAACAATAAAGATGATATTTATAAATTAGTCAATTTATGGTATGAAGTGTCATTAGAAGCACATAATTTTATTGATAAAGAATATTGGAAAACAGCAAAAGTAGATATGAAAGAAAAATATATCCCAAATTCGGAAACATATATTTTAGAGGGTAATAACGAAATATATGGATTTATTTCAATGATTGAGAACTATTTAGCTGCAATTTTTATTGCTGACAAATTTCAAAGCCAAGGTTTTGGAAAAAAGTTATTAGATTATGTAAAAAAAGATAGAAATTATATAAAATTAAAAGTGTTCAAAAAAAATAACAGGGCTTATAATTTTTATTCAAAAAACGGATTTAAAATTAAAGAAAAATTAATAGATAAAAATTTAAAAGAAGAAGAATATCTAATGATTTGGAATAAAGAATAA
- a CDS encoding NUDIX domain-containing protein, whose protein sequence is MKYPEPTVGSIIFNPDNKILLCKSHKWNNQYIIPGGHIELGEGMEEALKREILEETGLQIYDIQLISIKESVNNKSFHEKKHFIFIDYICKTDSYNVILNEEAQEYKWVDLKDIDNYDLGGFVKSLLIELKNKEESEYKTEIFYSY, encoded by the coding sequence ATGAAATATCCTGAACCAACTGTTGGGTCTATTATTTTTAATCCAGATAATAAAATACTTCTCTGTAAATCTCACAAATGGAATAATCAATATATAATTCCTGGTGGACATATTGAATTAGGTGAAGGAATGGAAGAAGCTTTAAAAAGAGAAATATTAGAAGAAACTGGACTACAAATATATGATATTCAGTTAATAAGCATAAAAGAAAGTGTAAATAATAAATCTTTTCATGAAAAAAAGCACTTTATATTTATTGATTACATATGTAAAACTGATTCATATAATGTAATATTAAATGAAGAAGCTCAGGAATATAAATGGGTAGATTTAAAAGATATAGATAATTATGACTTAGGCGGATTTGTTAAATCATTATTAATAGAATTGAAAAATAAAGAAGAATCAGAATATAAAACAGAAATTTTCTATAGTTATTAG